Within uncultured Methanoregula sp., the genomic segment TGTCGGGGGAACGGGCGATATTGGCGAAGGGATCGCCATGCGCCTTTCCCCGGTCTTTGATGTGGTCGTGGGTTCGCGGGAGACAGATAAGGCTGAAGCTACCTGCACCCTTGGGATTGAAACCCTCAGGAAAAGAGGAGTGAAATGCTCGCTGAAGGGGGTCTCCAACCAGCAGGCTATTGACGATGCCGATATCGTGATCCTGGCCATTCCTTACAAGCACCTTGTGGGCACACTCCAGACCCTGCACGGGTTTGAGAATAAGATTGTAATAAGCCCGGTAAACCCTATGGAGAAACAGGATTTCTTTACCTGCGTCCCGCCCCGGGAAGGATCTGCCGCCCTTCTCATCAAAAAAATGATCTCTCCCGAAGCAAAGATCTGTACCGCGTTCAATGCTATCGCAGCCAACCGCTGGAAAGCACTCGATGAAGAGCTCACCTATTCGGTACCGGTCTGTGGTGACGATGCCGAGGCAAAACATACCGTTATGGGGATTGTCAACCGCATCTCGCACCTGACGGCGTTTGATGCCGGCCCTCTTGCCGCATCATGCATGGTTGAATCGCTCACCCCGCTCCTCCTCAATATTGCGCGATATAACAAGATACGGGATGTCGGCATCCAGTTCCATTAAGCCACAAGAGCGGCAATGCACGCTGAATGGTATGACAGGAATCACCGGTGTCCCGATAATCTCAGGGGGGGGGAATCCACGGGTTTGCGGATTATGAATTCGGGATTGCCAGGTATCGATACAGAAAAAATGGTGCACTGAATGTATTCTGCAGAGTTTGAACGGATCGGAAAACGACTTTTTGCCGAACACCTTGTCGGGGGAAACTTCGGGAATATCAGCATCAGGAACGAAGATGCAGGGTTCCTTATCAAACGAACAGGCGCCTATCTTGACGTGGCCGGGGAGCTGGTTTTTGTGCCGATCGAGGGGGATGCCCCAAAAGAAGCCTCCAGCGAGTACCGTGTTCACCGGGAAGTCTACAGGAAAACACCGTACCGGGCGATTGTCCATGCCCATCCGCCTGCAGCCATTGCCGCATCACTGGTTCTTGACCGGATCATTCCTGAAGACAGCGAGGGCCGGATGCTCTGCCCCGTTATTCCGGTAGTTACCGGAGATCCCGGGTCCCAGGAGATTGCTGATAATGTTGCATCCGCCCTGGTCCACTCAAAACTGGTCATGGTGCGCGGCCATGGAAGTTTTGCAGCCGGAAAAACGTTAGATGAAGCATACATCTATACATCCCTTGCCGAACATTCCTGCAGGGTGCTCGCACTGAAAAAAGATTTTTCCTGAATCAGGGTTTTTCTAATTTTTTTTACCTTGATCTCTGTTTTTAACGAGGGAATGGATCCCGGGTTAGCATTAATTCCGGAAGAGGTCTTCACGGTAACGTTCTGAATTTTTCCAAAAAAGGATTACTTAGGTGGTTTTGGCGGCTGTAACAGCTGGATCTCCCGGATAATCTCACGGTGGAATACCAGCAGCATGTCGCTGATCATACCGAACATGAAGATCTCGATACCTACAACGATGAGCAGAACGGTGAGGATAGTGAGCGGGATATGCTCGATATGACCGGGCCTGAGCCATTCCAGCAGGACATACACGCCCACCAGCATCCCGAGAAGCGTGGTGAACAGTCCCATCATCCCGAAATAGAACATGGGATTGTTTACCCGGGCCAGCCGGTAAATAGTGCTCACGATTTTTATCCCGTCATGGAACGGGGAGAGTTTCGTTGCAGTACCCGGGCGCCGCAGGTACCGGATGGGCACAACCATGACCCGCTGGCCGTTCCGGACAGACTCTACCGAGATCTCCGTCTCGATCTCGAATCCTTTCTCCTTGAGGTGCATCTGGTGGATGGCAAGTTTGGTGAAAGCGCGGTATCCCGACAGGATATCATGGAGATCCCTGCTGTGGGCAACCTTAAAGAGCAGGTTCAGCATGTGATTTCCAAACAGGTTGAGCCGGGAAAACGATCCTTCTTCGGCATTGATAAGCCGGTCCCCGATAACCTGGTCAAATCCCAGGAAGAGGGGCGTAAGCATCTTCTCCGCATCCTTGGAAGAATAGGTGCCATCCCCGTCCAGCATTAGGATATACGGCTCCTCGATGACCTCGAACGCTTCGATGATCGCATTTCCTTTGCCTTTGCCCGACTGGGTGCGGACATTTGCCCCGGCCTCCCTCGCAACCTTAACGGTGTTATCCGTGCTTTTACCGTCAATAACAAGGATATGGTTATACCCCAGGCTCTTGAATTCCCGGACAACGCCACCAATTGTCGGCCCTTCATTGAGCGTGGGGATTAAGACGCATACCTCATCTTTGTCGAATTTCATTGGTATAGTATTTTTAATCGGTTGTCATAAGTGCTTCTATGCACATCCCCAAGAAAGGGTTGCGGGCACTGGGTATTGCGGAAAGTTATACAGGCCGGGCCCGTTCGAACCTCGCCGGGGTGGTGATGCGCAAAGATCTCAGGATTGACGGTTTCTCGTTCGGCCAGGTGACGGTCGGTGGAACGGATGCCACCAAAACCGTGCTTCAGATGGTCCGGGATCTGGATCGGACCGATCTCAATGTTATCCTTCTCTCCGGCTG encodes:
- the npdG gene encoding NADPH-dependent F420 reductase, producing the protein MKIGIVGGTGDIGEGIAMRLSPVFDVVVGSRETDKAEATCTLGIETLRKRGVKCSLKGVSNQQAIDDADIVILAIPYKHLVGTLQTLHGFENKIVISPVNPMEKQDFFTCVPPREGSAALLIKKMISPEAKICTAFNAIAANRWKALDEELTYSVPVCGDDAEAKHTVMGIVNRISHLTAFDAGPLAASCMVESLTPLLLNIARYNKIRDVGIQFH
- a CDS encoding aldolase; translated protein: MYSAEFERIGKRLFAEHLVGGNFGNISIRNEDAGFLIKRTGAYLDVAGELVFVPIEGDAPKEASSEYRVHREVYRKTPYRAIVHAHPPAAIAASLVLDRIIPEDSEGRMLCPVIPVVTGDPGSQEIADNVASALVHSKLVMVRGHGSFAAGKTLDEAYIYTSLAEHSCRVLALKKDFS
- the aglJ gene encoding S-layer glycoprotein N-glycosyltransferase AglJ, producing the protein MKFDKDEVCVLIPTLNEGPTIGGVVREFKSLGYNHILVIDGKSTDNTVKVAREAGANVRTQSGKGKGNAIIEAFEVIEEPYILMLDGDGTYSSKDAEKMLTPLFLGFDQVIGDRLINAEEGSFSRLNLFGNHMLNLLFKVAHSRDLHDILSGYRAFTKLAIHQMHLKEKGFEIETEISVESVRNGQRVMVVPIRYLRRPGTATKLSPFHDGIKIVSTIYRLARVNNPMFYFGMMGLFTTLLGMLVGVYVLLEWLRPGHIEHIPLTILTVLLIVVGIEIFMFGMISDMLLVFHREIIREIQLLQPPKPPK